In Amaranthus tricolor cultivar Red isolate AtriRed21 chromosome 3, ASM2621246v1, whole genome shotgun sequence, a single window of DNA contains:
- the LOC130809055 gene encoding transcription factor PRE6-like has product MSSRRSRSRQSGGAAISDDQIADLVHKLQQLIPEIRGSRRNSDKSANRVLQETCNYIRNLHREVEDLSDRLAELLASIDSDSAQAAIIRSLLM; this is encoded by the exons atGTCTAGCAGAAGATCACGTTCAAGGCAATCTGGTGGAGCTGCTATAAGTGATGATCAAATTGCTGATCTTGTTCACAAATTGCAACAGCTTATTCCTGAGATACGTGGCAGCAGGAGAAACTCTGACaag TCGGCAAATAGGGTTTTGCAGGAGACTTGTAATTACATTAGAAACTTGCATAGGGAAGTGGAAGATCTAAGCGACAGATTAGCCGAGCTCTTGGCTTCAATTGATAGTGACAGTGCTCAAGCAGCCATTATTAGGAGTTTACTTATGTAA
- the LOC130808556 gene encoding ran-binding protein 1 homolog a-like — translation MARLLNVFGVILKYKIELELKEEEQVPEEDTGAQIAPIVRLEEVAITTGQEDENALLDLKAKLYKFDKEENQWKERGSGTVKFLKRKVSGKVQLLIRQSKALEICANHLFIAGMTVQEHVGNERSCVWHASDYADGELKEMFCIRFASIENNKNFMEMFQEIAESQQKQEENKDAYATAEALEKLSVGGEKSEEKAVAPAKEAAAPAEETKAELKKDDKEKGEDSSA, via the exons ATGGCAAGGCTCCTTAACGTTTTTGGCGTAATTTT aaaatataagATTGAACTCGAGCTCAAAGAAGAAGAGCAAGTTCCAGAAGAAGATACTGGAGCTCAAATTGCCCCTATCGTCAGACTTGAAGAGGTCGCCATTACTACTGGTCAAGAAGATGAAAATGCTCTGCTTGATct AAAAGCAAAGCTTtacaaatttgataaagaaGAAAATCAATGGAAAGAGAGAGGTTCTGGTACTGTCAAGTTTCTCAAGCGTAAAGTCAGTGGAAAGGTTCAATTACTCATTCGGCAATCTAAGGCATTGGAGATCTGTGCTAATCATCTCT ttATTGCTGGTATGACGGTTCAAGAACATGTTGGAAATGAGAGGTCCTGCGTATGGCATGCTAGTGATTATGCTGATGGAGAATTGAAGGAGATGTTCTGCATCCGATTTGCATCTATTGAAA ATAACAAAAACTTCATGGAGATGTTCCAAGAGATTGCTGAATCACAGCAGAAGCAGGAGGAGAATAAAGATGCATATGCCACTGCTGAAGCTCTTGAAAAGCTGAGTGTTGGAGGAGAGAAAAGTGAGGAGAAAGCAGTTGCTCCAGCTAAAGAAGCAGCTGCTCCAGCAGAGGAGACAAAAGCCGAGCTGAAAAAGGATGATAAGGAGAAGGGTGAAGATTCTAGCGCTTGA